The Penaeus chinensis breed Huanghai No. 1 chromosome 36, ASM1920278v2, whole genome shotgun sequence genome includes a region encoding these proteins:
- the LOC125045001 gene encoding 2-acylglycerol O-acyltransferase 2-B-like isoform X2, translated as MEVETNPTGIPLLGKPQTPEDLKTSAYTSQIVEEILETNSHMANGIGLEKEALKETETTANAKETDTKEMKKQEEDKCETETKEKEHKNEEMTDTAEERKSEESKSQVTGEEEDQLEELKKYNYNVPEGTSSHVKDKIDEHFDKYPWVLGALGRLFNLSTGYGPKFAPINIPLQRRLQTFAVLFWMSTFLFMGAGSFCFLLYLFFFTQYWWISLCYFTWYLGDRTVCNRGGRRWHWMRSWTLWKHYKEFFPVHLIKTAELDPSKNYIMGYHPHGILSAGAFCHFATEGTDFSKRFQGFTPFLLTLEAQFWLPFYREFFMCTGAVSATRESMDYLLGREGSGRALCLVVGGAKEALDCHPGQVILHLSKRKGFCKMALRHGASLVPMFSFGENDVYDQIANPEGSLIRRIQNNVQKMIGLAPCMFIGRGVFQYSFGIVPFRKPIYTVVGSPIDVPLVKNPTKEQIVNLHETYVNAVVDLYNKYKGRYSEHPECKITIV; from the exons ATGGAAGTGGAGACAAACCCCACGGGCATCCCCCTCCTCGGGAAGCCACAGACTCCCGAGGATCTGAAGACAAGTGCTTACACCAGCCAGATCGTGGAGGAGATACTAGAGACAAACAGCCACATGGCTAACGGCATCGGGTTAGAGAAGGAGGCCCTCAAGGAAACGGAAACAACAGCCAATGCGAAGGAGACGGAcacaaaggaaatgaagaagcaggaagaagacAAATGTGAGACTGAGACCAAGGAAAAGGAGCACAAGAATGAGGAGATGACAGACACGGCTGAGGAGCGCAAGAGCGAAGAGAGTAAATCCCAGGTgacgggagaagaggaagaccagTTGGAGGAACTCAAGAAGTACAACTATAATGTGCCTGAAGGAACATCAAGCCATGTGAAAGATAAAATTGATGAACATTTTGATAA gtACCCTTGGGTCTTAGGTGCTCTCGGTCGACTATTCAATTTGAGCACCGGCTATGGGCCCAAGTTTGCGCCAATTAACATCCCCCTGCAAAGACGTCTACAGACCTTCGCCGTCCTCTTCTGGATGTCGACGTTCCTCTTCATGGGGGCCGGGTCCTTCTGCTTCCTGTTGTACTTGTTCTTCTTCACTCAGTACTG GTGGATTTCTTTGTGCTACTTCACTTGGTACCTTGGAGACCGAACTGTCTGTAACAGAGGTGGAAGAAG ATGGCACTGGATGCGCTCGTGGACTCTGTGGAAGCACTACAAGGAATTTTTCCCTGTCCACTTAATCAAGACTGCTGAACTCGACCCCTCAAAGAATTACATCATGGGCTACCACCCCCATGGCATTCTCTCAGCCGGAGCATTCTGCCATTTTGCAACCGAGGGAACAGATTTCAGTAAG CGGTTCCAAGGATTTACACCATTCCTGCTAACTCTGGAAGCTCAGTTTTGGCTCCCCTTCTACCGAGAGTTCTTCATGTGCACTG GTGCCGTAAGTGCCACTCGAGAGAGCATGGACTACCTCTTGGGTCGTGAGGGTTCTGGTCGTGCCCTCTGTCTGGTTGTGGGTGGGGCAAAGGAGGCGCTTGATTGCCATCCTGGACAAGTAATTCTGCACCTGAGCAAGCGCAAGGGCTTCTGCAAGATGGCCCTGAGACATGG agCCTCACTTGTACCCATGTTCTCCTTTGGTGAGAATGATGTCTATGACCAAATTGCCAATCCCGAAGGATCACTTATCCGTCGCATCCAGAACAACGTGCAGAAGATGATAGGCCTGGCCCCCTGCATGTTCATCGGCCGGGGAGTGTTCCAGTACAGCTTTGGTATTGTGCCATTCCGCAAGCCCATATACACAGTGG TTGGTTCCCCCATTGACGTTCCCCTCGTCAAAAATCCCACGAAGGAACAGATCGTGAACTTGCACGAGACTTATGTGAACGCTGTCGTTGATTTGTATAATAAGTACAAAGGTCGGTATTCTGAGCATCCAGAGTGCAAGATCACCATTGTTTGA
- the LOC125045001 gene encoding 2-acylglycerol O-acyltransferase 2-B-like isoform X1, producing the protein MEVETNPTGIPLLGKPQTPEDLKTSAYTSQIVEEILETNSHMANGIGLEKEALKETETTANAKETDTKEMKKQEEDKCETETKEKEHKNEEMTDTAEERKSEESKSQVTGEEEDQLEELKKYNYNVPEGTSSHVKDKIDEHFDKYPWVLGALGRLFNLSTGYGPKFAPINIPLQRRLQTFAVLFWMSTFLFMGAGSFCFLLYLFFFTQYWWISLCYFTWYLGDRTVCNRGGRRWHWMRSWTLWKHYKEFFPVHLIKTAELDPSKNYIMGYHPHGILSAGAFCHFATEGTDFSKTYPGFTPHLLTLEGHFHLPFYREFFMASGAVSATRESMDYLLGREGSGRALCLVVGGAKEALDCHPGQVILHLSKRKGFCKMALRHGASLVPMFSFGENDVYDQIANPEGSLIRRIQNNVQKMIGLAPCMFIGRGVFQYSFGIVPFRKPIYTVVGSPIDVPLVKNPTKEQIVNLHETYVNAVVDLYNKYKGRYSEHPECKITIV; encoded by the exons ATGGAAGTGGAGACAAACCCCACGGGCATCCCCCTCCTCGGGAAGCCACAGACTCCCGAGGATCTGAAGACAAGTGCTTACACCAGCCAGATCGTGGAGGAGATACTAGAGACAAACAGCCACATGGCTAACGGCATCGGGTTAGAGAAGGAGGCCCTCAAGGAAACGGAAACAACAGCCAATGCGAAGGAGACGGAcacaaaggaaatgaagaagcaggaagaagacAAATGTGAGACTGAGACCAAGGAAAAGGAGCACAAGAATGAGGAGATGACAGACACGGCTGAGGAGCGCAAGAGCGAAGAGAGTAAATCCCAGGTgacgggagaagaggaagaccagTTGGAGGAACTCAAGAAGTACAACTATAATGTGCCTGAAGGAACATCAAGCCATGTGAAAGATAAAATTGATGAACATTTTGATAA gtACCCTTGGGTCTTAGGTGCTCTCGGTCGACTATTCAATTTGAGCACCGGCTATGGGCCCAAGTTTGCGCCAATTAACATCCCCCTGCAAAGACGTCTACAGACCTTCGCCGTCCTCTTCTGGATGTCGACGTTCCTCTTCATGGGGGCCGGGTCCTTCTGCTTCCTGTTGTACTTGTTCTTCTTCACTCAGTACTG GTGGATTTCTTTGTGCTACTTCACTTGGTACCTTGGAGACCGAACTGTCTGTAACAGAGGTGGAAGAAG ATGGCACTGGATGCGCTCGTGGACTCTGTGGAAGCACTACAAGGAATTTTTCCCTGTCCACTTAATCAAGACTGCTGAACTCGACCCCTCAAAGAATTACATCATGGGCTACCACCCCCATGGCATTCTCTCAGCCGGAGCATTCTGCCATTTTGCAACCGAGGGAACAGATTTCAGTAAG ACTTACCCAGGATTCACCCCACACCTGCTTACTCTGGAGGGAcatttccacctccccttctacCGAGAGTTCTTCATGGCTTCTG GTGCCGTAAGTGCCACTCGAGAGAGCATGGACTACCTCTTGGGTCGTGAGGGTTCTGGTCGTGCCCTCTGTCTGGTTGTGGGTGGGGCAAAGGAGGCGCTTGATTGCCATCCTGGACAAGTAATTCTGCACCTGAGCAAGCGCAAGGGCTTCTGCAAGATGGCCCTGAGACATGG agCCTCACTTGTACCCATGTTCTCCTTTGGTGAGAATGATGTCTATGACCAAATTGCCAATCCCGAAGGATCACTTATCCGTCGCATCCAGAACAACGTGCAGAAGATGATAGGCCTGGCCCCCTGCATGTTCATCGGCCGGGGAGTGTTCCAGTACAGCTTTGGTATTGTGCCATTCCGCAAGCCCATATACACAGTGG TTGGTTCCCCCATTGACGTTCCCCTCGTCAAAAATCCCACGAAGGAACAGATCGTGAACTTGCACGAGACTTATGTGAACGCTGTCGTTGATTTGTATAATAAGTACAAAGGTCGGTATTCTGAGCATCCAGAGTGCAAGATCACCATTGTTTGA